The Streptomyces sp. NBC_00569 genomic sequence GGGTCGTTACCGGCTGATGCCGGGGATCATCGAGGCGCTCCGGGACTACGCGAACCCGTTCTCGATCCTCACGAAGGGCACGCTGATCCTGCGCGACCTCGACCTGCTGCGGCAGGCCGCCGAGGTCACCGACGTCGGCGTCTCGGTGTCCGTCGGCTTCGTCGACCGCGAGCTGTGGCGCACCGTCGAGCCGGGCACGCCCGCGCCGGAGCGCCGCCTCGATGTCGTCCGCGCCCTCGGCGAGGCCGGCATCGGCTGCGGGGTCCTGATGGCCCCCGTGATCCCGTTCCTGGGTGACCACCCGGGGCAGCTGCGCGAGACCGTACGGGCCGTCGCGGCGGCCGGCGCGACCTCCGTGACCCCGCTCGTGCTGCATCTGCGCCCCGGGGCACGCGAGTGGTTCATGTCGTGGCTCGGGCTGCACCACCCGCACCTGGTGCGGCGCTACGAGCGGCTGTACGCGGAGGGCGCCTACGCGCCGAAGTGGTACCAGCGCCGGATCACCCGTCAGGTGCACGAGCTGGCCGAGGAGTTCGGCATCGGCCCCTCGCGCGCGGAGGGCCCGCGACGGCTGCGCGCACGCCATGAGCCGGAGCCCGCCCCTGCGGCCACCCAGCTCACGCTTCTCTGAGCGCGACGTCCGGACACGTACACGCCAATCGGGTCAACTCTCAGCAGAACGGGACGTTCCCGGCGTGGATTCGGGGACCATGCCGCGGGGGCCGCGCGCTCGCGGCCCCGAACCCTCCGTCCTGGGAGGCCCGATGAAGAAAAGCGCAGCCGCCGTGTGCGGCGCCGCCACCATGGTGGCCGGCATGCTCACCGCGGCACCGGCCGCCGCGGCCCCGACCCTTTCCGTCCAGCGCGCAGCCCTCACCTGGAAGGACTGCGGCACCAAGAACTACCCGAAGCTCCAGTGCTCCTCGGTGCGGGTGCCGCTCGATCACGACCGGCCCGGCGATGAGCAGATCACGCTCGCCCTGTCCCGGGTCCGGCACACCGCGAAGACGTCGCAGGGCCCGCTCCTGGTGAACCCCGGCGGCCCCGGCGGCAGCGGCCTGTCGCTGGCGGGCTTCGTGGCACACGCGCTGCCGAAGAACGTCGCCGCCCAGTACGACGTCGTGGGCTTCGACCCGCGCGGCGTCGGCAAGAGCAAACCGGCCCTCGACTGCCGCCCCAAGCACTTCGCCGCCGTGCGCCCGCCCAGCGTGCCCTCCACCCCCGCGATCGAGCGCGCCGGCCTCGGCCGCGCGCAGGCGTTCGCGAAGGCGTGCACCACGAAGTACGCGGACGTACTCCCGTACTTCGACACGGTGAGCACCGTCAGGGACATGGACGCGATCCGCGCGGCGCTCGGCGCGCGGCAGCTCAACTACTTCGGCTACTCGTACGGCACCTACCTGGGCGCCGTCTACGCCAAGCTCTACCCGCAGCGCGTGCGGCGCCTGGCGCTCGACTCGATCGTCGACCCGGGCGGGGTCTGGTACGACGACAACCTGGGGCAGGACCACGCGTTCAACGCCCGCCACCAGTCGTTCCTGGCCTGGGTCGCGCGGTACGACGCGACGTACAAGCTCGGCAAGGACCCGGCGAAGGTCGAGGCCAAGTGGTACGCGATGCGCGACGCGTTGCAGAAGAAGCCGGCGGGCAGGACGGTCGGTGCCGCCGAGCTGGAGGACACCTTCCTGCCGGGCGGCTACTTCAACGGCTACTGGCCCTATCTGGCCGAGGCGTTCAGGGCGTACGTGAAGGACAAGAACCCGGCCCCGCTGGTCTCGGCGTACAAGAGGCTGGGCGCCGTCGACGCCGCGGGCGACAACGGCTACAGCGTCTACACGGCCGTGCAGTGCCGGGACGCCCGGTGGCCGCGCGACTGGAACCAGTGGCGCGACGACAACTGGCAGACGGCCGAGAAGGCCCCCTTCTCCACCTGGAACAACGCCTGGTACAACGCGCCGTG encodes the following:
- a CDS encoding Rv2578c family radical SAM protein, translating into MRWENLTENPAEIPTGRVTDAALFGADTVTTRTFDTPEFAGVTFHEIRARSIVNRVPGASRMPFEWTVNPYRGCTHACVYCFARKTHSYLDLDTGLGFDSQIVVKVNAPELLRRHLASRRWHGEHIAMGTNVDCYQRAEGRYRLMPGIIEALRDYANPFSILTKGTLILRDLDLLRQAAEVTDVGVSVSVGFVDRELWRTVEPGTPAPERRLDVVRALGEAGIGCGVLMAPVIPFLGDHPGQLRETVRAVAAAGATSVTPLVLHLRPGAREWFMSWLGLHHPHLVRRYERLYAEGAYAPKWYQRRITRQVHELAEEFGIGPSRAEGPRRLRARHEPEPAPAATQLTLL
- a CDS encoding alpha/beta hydrolase — translated: MKKSAAAVCGAATMVAGMLTAAPAAAAPTLSVQRAALTWKDCGTKNYPKLQCSSVRVPLDHDRPGDEQITLALSRVRHTAKTSQGPLLVNPGGPGGSGLSLAGFVAHALPKNVAAQYDVVGFDPRGVGKSKPALDCRPKHFAAVRPPSVPSTPAIERAGLGRAQAFAKACTTKYADVLPYFDTVSTVRDMDAIRAALGARQLNYFGYSYGTYLGAVYAKLYPQRVRRLALDSIVDPGGVWYDDNLGQDHAFNARHQSFLAWVARYDATYKLGKDPAKVEAKWYAMRDALQKKPAGRTVGAAELEDTFLPGGYFNGYWPYLAEAFRAYVKDKNPAPLVSAYKRLGAVDAAGDNGYSVYTAVQCRDARWPRDWNQWRDDNWQTAEKAPFSTWNNAWYNAPCAFWPTSRLEPPDVSNDDLPPALLFQATDDGATPYEGGVAVHHELRGSSLVVEQGGGNHGISLSGNACLDRYLADYLRTGKVPRGSGEADATCKKRPDPKPLTKKGAGPPPSRGVSLHGLMGFRG